Proteins found in one Oncorhynchus mykiss isolate Arlee chromosome 17, USDA_OmykA_1.1, whole genome shotgun sequence genomic segment:
- the smarcc2 gene encoding SWI/SNF complex subunit SMARCC2 isoform X2, with translation MAVRKKDGGPNVKYFEASDTVSQFDNVRVWLGKNYKKYIQAEPPTNKSLSSLVVQLLQFQEEVFGRHVSNPPLTRLPMKSFLDFKSGGALCHILAAAYKFKSDQGWRRFDFQNPSRMDRNVEMFMTIEKSLVQNNCLSRPVIYLSSDIEAKLLGKLKDIIKRHQGSVTEDKTSSSHVVVPIPASLEEEEWVRLVMKRDKQVLLHWGYYPDSYDTWISASEVEAAVEEAPSPEKPRKVHAKWILDLDQFNEWMNEEDYEVGEGGPKRKRISAKTLTDEVTTPGDERRDKKPGSAKKRKRSPSPSPTPPPQESKKKNTKKGCGPTTPYTKSKRGQREEEPEDLTKDLDEPSPVPAVEEVTLPKTGTHAHTPNTKKDSESTPVKGGTMTDLDEQEDESMETAGKEEEEGSPSVKGEPVKGSDLHEDNVTEQTHHIIIPSYAAWFDYNSVHAIERRALPEFFNGKNKSKTPEIYLAYRNFMIDTYRLNPQEYLTSTACRRNLAGDVCAIMRVHAFLEQWGLINYQVDSESRPTPMGPPPTSHFHVLADTPSSLVPLQPKASQTPAAQQILSFPDKVKEKQPADLQNFGLRTDMYSKKTGPPKSKTAASAMRDWTEQETLLLLEGLEMYKDDWNKVSEHVGSRTQDECILHFLRLPIEDPYLEDTSSSLGPLAYQPVPFSQAGNPVMSTVAFLASVVDPRVASAAAKSALEEFSRMKEEVPAALVEAHVRRVEEAARTSGRQDPLYGLEGSGIAGTSLEEGEKPESSEESKSDSQSSEEKRETKENKEGAMEEGEKQGENGKKEEERGRDGEGEGEQEAEKTDSEMGDGEKDKEGKEGSEESQREGESEGERKAKVERDVGEGNLATAAASALAAAAVKAKHLAAVEERKIKSLVALLVETQMKKLEIKLRHFEELETIMDREREALEYQRQQLLADRQSFHMEQLKYAEMRARQQHFQQIQQHSQTGGPHSAPAPTGPPPPPQGPSATQSQPTLSTPAPQPAPSPAPPTTSIPSSAQPAEPQPPPSGPHTSPPRPPGQPPTAHSSTTPTLHEPSAPLPEDTHHSSAPVPPPQ, from the exons ATGGCGGTGCGGAAGAAAGACGGCGGCCCGAACGTAAAATATTTCGAAGCGTCTGATACAGTCTCGCAGTTCGACAATGTCCGCGTTTGGTTGGGCAAGAAttataaaaag TACATCCAGGCGGAGCCCCCCACCAACAAGTCTCTGTCCAGCCTGGTGGTCCAGCTGCTGCAGTTTCAGGAGGAGGTGTTCGGACGACATGTCAGCaacccacctctcaccaggttGCCG ATGAAGAGTTTCCTGGACTTTAAGTCTGGTGGGGCTCTCTGCCACATTCTGGCTGCAGCCTACAAGTTCAAGAGCGATCAGGGCTG GCGCAGGTTTGACTTTCAGAATCCTTCTCGGATGGACCGCAATGTGGAGATGTTCATGACTATCGAGAAATCTCTAGTACAG AACAACTGTCTGAGTCGACCAGTGATCTACCTGAGCTCTGACATTGAGGCCAAGCTACTGGGGAAACTGAAGGACATCATCAAGAGGCACCAG GGCTCAGTGACTGAAGACAAGACGTCCAGCTCCCATGTGGTGGTTCCCATCCCTGCCAGTCTGGAGGAGG AGGAGTGGGTGCGTCTGGTAATGAAGAGAGACAAGCAGGTGCTGCTCCACTGGGGATACTATCCTGACAG CTATGACACCTGGATCTCAGCCAGTGAGGTGGAGGCTGCTGTGGAAGAAGCGCCCAGCCCAGAGAAACCCAGGAAG GTCCATGCCAAGTGGATCCTGGACCTTGACCAGTTTAATGAGTGGATGAATGAGGAGGACTatgaggtgggggaggggggccCCAAGAGGAAGAGAATCTCAGCCAAGACCCTGACGGATGAGGTCACCACCCCAGGGGACGAGCGTCGTGACAAGAAGCCCGGCAGTGCCAAGAAGAGGAAGCGCTCGCCCTCCCCCTCGCCCACCCCACCACCCCAGGAGAGCAAGAAGAAGAACACAAAGaaagggtgtgg gcccaCCACCCCGTACACTAAGTCTAAGCGAggccagagagaggaggagccagAGGATCTGACTAAAGATCTGGATGAACCATCACCTGTACCTGCAGTGGAGGAGGTCACCCTACCTAAGACAGgtacacatgctcacacac ccaacACTAAGAAAGACTCTGAGTCAACACCAGTAAAGGGAGGTACCATGACAGACCTGG ATGAGCAAGAGGATGAATCCATGGAAACtgcaggaaaggaggaggaggagggctctcCGAGTGTGAAGGGAGAGCCGGTGAAAGGTTCGGACCTCCATGAGGACAACGTGACCGAGCAGACCCACCACATCATTATCCCCAGCTATGCTGCCTGGTTTGACTACAACAG TGTCCATGCTATCGAGCGTAGAGCCCTCCCAGAGTTTTTCAACGGCAAGAACAAATCCAAAACCCCTGAGAT TTACCTGGCCTATAGGAACTTCATGATAGACACTTACAGGCTGAACCCGCAGGAGTACCTTACCTCTACCGCCTGTCGTAGGAACCTGGCCGGAGATGTGTGCGCCATCATGAG ggTGCATGCGTTCCTGGAGCAGTGGGGTCTGATCAACTACCAGGTGGACTCAGAGAGCCGGCCCACCCCCATGGGCCCCCCGCCCACCTCCCACTTCCACGTCCTGGCTGACACCCCCTCCAGCCTGGTGCCCCTGCAGCCCAAGGCCTCCCAg aCTCCGGCGGCCCAGCAGATTCTGTCCTTCCCAGAcaaggtgaaggagaagcagccaGCCGACCTGCAGAACTTTGGCCTGAGGACAGACATGTACAGCAAGAAGACTGGGCCTCCTAAG AGTAAGACTGCTGCCAGCGCCATGCGAGACTGGACTGAACAGGAGACACTACTGCTGCTAGAG GGTCTAGAGATGTACAAGGATGACTGGAACAAGGTGTCGGAGCACGTGGGCTCACGTACCCAGGACGAGTGTATCCTACACTTCCTGCGTCTGCCCATCGAGGACCCATACCTGGAGGACACGTCCTCGTCCCTGGGCCCCCTGGCCTATCAGCCCGTCCCCTTCAGCCAGGCAGGCAACCCCGTCATGAGCACAGTGGCCTTCCTGGCCTCCGTGGTGGACCCCCGCGTGGCCTCCGCAGCCGCCAAATCTGCCCTGG aggaGTTTTCCCGTATGAAGGAGGAGGTCCCAGCAGCACTGGTGGAGGCCCATgtgaggagggtggaagaggCGGCGCGGACCAGTGGCAGACAGGACCCCCTCTACGGCCTGGAAGGCAGCGGCATCGCAGGCACCAGCCTGGAGGAGGGAGAAAAACCTG AGAGCAGCGAGGAGAGTAAAAGTGACAGCCAATCCagtgaagagaagagggagaccaAG GAGAACAAAGAGGGAGCcatggaagagggggagaagcaAGGAGAAAAcgggaagaaggaggaggagagaggaagagatggagaaggagagggagagcaagaggcTGAGAAGACCGACTCGGAGATGG GTGATGGAGAGAAGGataaggaagggaaggagggctcggaggagagccagagagaaggagagagtgagggagagaggaaggctaAGGTGGAGCGGGATGTGGGAGAGGGGAACCTGGCTACCGCAGCTGCCTCTGCCCTGGCTGCTGCTGCCGTCAAAGCCAAG CACCTGGCtgctgtggaggagaggaagatcaAGTCTCTGGTGGCTCTGCTGGTGGAGACTCAGATGAAGAAGCTGGAGATCAAACTTAGACACTTTGAAGAGCTGGAGACCATCATGGACCGAGAGAGGGAGGCG ttGGAGTAccagaggcagcagctactggCAGACCGTCAGTCGTTCCACATGGAGCAGCTGAAATATGCAGAGATGAGGGCGCGTCAGCAGCACTTCCAACAGATCCAGCAGCACAGCCAGACTGGAGGCCCACACTCCGCCCCGGCCCCCACtggccccccacccccaccccaggGCCCCTCAGCCACCCAGTCCCAGCCAACCCTCAGTACCCCTGCACCACAGCCAGCTCCCAGCCCAGCACCCCCTACcacctccatcccttcctctgcCCAGCCTGCTGAGCCCCAGCCGCCCCCCAGTGGTCCTCACACCTCACCTCCCCGCCCGCCAGGCCAGCCCCCCACGGCCcactccagcaccaccccaacactCCACG AGCCTAGTGCCCCTCTACCTGAGGATACACACCACTCCTCAGCCCCAGTTCCCCCTCCacagtga
- the smarcc2 gene encoding SWI/SNF complex subunit SMARCC2 isoform X1, whose amino-acid sequence MAVRKKDGGPNVKYFEASDTVSQFDNVRVWLGKNYKKYIQAEPPTNKSLSSLVVQLLQFQEEVFGRHVSNPPLTRLPMKSFLDFKSGGALCHILAAAYKFKSDQGWRRFDFQNPSRMDRNVEMFMTIEKSLVQNNCLSRPVIYLSSDIEAKLLGKLKDIIKRHQGSVTEDKTSSSHVVVPIPASLEEEEWVRLVMKRDKQVLLHWGYYPDSYDTWISASEVEAAVEEAPSPEKPRKVHAKWILDLDQFNEWMNEEDYEVGEGGPKRKRISAKTLTDEVTTPGDERRDKKPGSAKKRKRSPSPSPTPPPQESKKKNTKKGCGPTTPYTKSKRGQREEEPEDLTKDLDEPSPVPAVEEVTLPKTGTHAHTPNTKKDSESTPVKGGTMTDLDEQEDESMETAGKEEEEGSPSVKGEPVKGSDLHEDNVTEQTHHIIIPSYAAWFDYNSVHAIERRALPEFFNGKNKSKTPEIYLAYRNFMIDTYRLNPQEYLTSTACRRNLAGDVCAIMRVHAFLEQWGLINYQVDSESRPTPMGPPPTSHFHVLADTPSSLVPLQPKASQTPAAQQILSFPDKVKEKQPADLQNFGLRTDMYSKKTGPPKSKTAASAMRDWTEQETLLLLEGLEMYKDDWNKVSEHVGSRTQDECILHFLRLPIEDPYLEDTSSSLGPLAYQPVPFSQAGNPVMSTVAFLASVVDPRVASAAAKSALEEFSRMKEEVPAALVEAHVRRVEEAARTSGRQDPLYGLEGSGIAGTSLEEGEKPEESSEESKSDSQSSEEKRETKENKEGAMEEGEKQGENGKKEEERGRDGEGEGEQEAEKTDSEMGDGEKDKEGKEGSEESQREGESEGERKAKVERDVGEGNLATAAASALAAAAVKAKHLAAVEERKIKSLVALLVETQMKKLEIKLRHFEELETIMDREREALEYQRQQLLADRQSFHMEQLKYAEMRARQQHFQQIQQHSQTGGPHSAPAPTGPPPPPQGPSATQSQPTLSTPAPQPAPSPAPPTTSIPSSAQPAEPQPPPSGPHTSPPRPPGQPPTAHSSTTPTLHEPSAPLPEDTHHSSAPVPPPQ is encoded by the exons ATGGCGGTGCGGAAGAAAGACGGCGGCCCGAACGTAAAATATTTCGAAGCGTCTGATACAGTCTCGCAGTTCGACAATGTCCGCGTTTGGTTGGGCAAGAAttataaaaag TACATCCAGGCGGAGCCCCCCACCAACAAGTCTCTGTCCAGCCTGGTGGTCCAGCTGCTGCAGTTTCAGGAGGAGGTGTTCGGACGACATGTCAGCaacccacctctcaccaggttGCCG ATGAAGAGTTTCCTGGACTTTAAGTCTGGTGGGGCTCTCTGCCACATTCTGGCTGCAGCCTACAAGTTCAAGAGCGATCAGGGCTG GCGCAGGTTTGACTTTCAGAATCCTTCTCGGATGGACCGCAATGTGGAGATGTTCATGACTATCGAGAAATCTCTAGTACAG AACAACTGTCTGAGTCGACCAGTGATCTACCTGAGCTCTGACATTGAGGCCAAGCTACTGGGGAAACTGAAGGACATCATCAAGAGGCACCAG GGCTCAGTGACTGAAGACAAGACGTCCAGCTCCCATGTGGTGGTTCCCATCCCTGCCAGTCTGGAGGAGG AGGAGTGGGTGCGTCTGGTAATGAAGAGAGACAAGCAGGTGCTGCTCCACTGGGGATACTATCCTGACAG CTATGACACCTGGATCTCAGCCAGTGAGGTGGAGGCTGCTGTGGAAGAAGCGCCCAGCCCAGAGAAACCCAGGAAG GTCCATGCCAAGTGGATCCTGGACCTTGACCAGTTTAATGAGTGGATGAATGAGGAGGACTatgaggtgggggaggggggccCCAAGAGGAAGAGAATCTCAGCCAAGACCCTGACGGATGAGGTCACCACCCCAGGGGACGAGCGTCGTGACAAGAAGCCCGGCAGTGCCAAGAAGAGGAAGCGCTCGCCCTCCCCCTCGCCCACCCCACCACCCCAGGAGAGCAAGAAGAAGAACACAAAGaaagggtgtgg gcccaCCACCCCGTACACTAAGTCTAAGCGAggccagagagaggaggagccagAGGATCTGACTAAAGATCTGGATGAACCATCACCTGTACCTGCAGTGGAGGAGGTCACCCTACCTAAGACAGgtacacatgctcacacac ccaacACTAAGAAAGACTCTGAGTCAACACCAGTAAAGGGAGGTACCATGACAGACCTGG ATGAGCAAGAGGATGAATCCATGGAAACtgcaggaaaggaggaggaggagggctctcCGAGTGTGAAGGGAGAGCCGGTGAAAGGTTCGGACCTCCATGAGGACAACGTGACCGAGCAGACCCACCACATCATTATCCCCAGCTATGCTGCCTGGTTTGACTACAACAG TGTCCATGCTATCGAGCGTAGAGCCCTCCCAGAGTTTTTCAACGGCAAGAACAAATCCAAAACCCCTGAGAT TTACCTGGCCTATAGGAACTTCATGATAGACACTTACAGGCTGAACCCGCAGGAGTACCTTACCTCTACCGCCTGTCGTAGGAACCTGGCCGGAGATGTGTGCGCCATCATGAG ggTGCATGCGTTCCTGGAGCAGTGGGGTCTGATCAACTACCAGGTGGACTCAGAGAGCCGGCCCACCCCCATGGGCCCCCCGCCCACCTCCCACTTCCACGTCCTGGCTGACACCCCCTCCAGCCTGGTGCCCCTGCAGCCCAAGGCCTCCCAg aCTCCGGCGGCCCAGCAGATTCTGTCCTTCCCAGAcaaggtgaaggagaagcagccaGCCGACCTGCAGAACTTTGGCCTGAGGACAGACATGTACAGCAAGAAGACTGGGCCTCCTAAG AGTAAGACTGCTGCCAGCGCCATGCGAGACTGGACTGAACAGGAGACACTACTGCTGCTAGAG GGTCTAGAGATGTACAAGGATGACTGGAACAAGGTGTCGGAGCACGTGGGCTCACGTACCCAGGACGAGTGTATCCTACACTTCCTGCGTCTGCCCATCGAGGACCCATACCTGGAGGACACGTCCTCGTCCCTGGGCCCCCTGGCCTATCAGCCCGTCCCCTTCAGCCAGGCAGGCAACCCCGTCATGAGCACAGTGGCCTTCCTGGCCTCCGTGGTGGACCCCCGCGTGGCCTCCGCAGCCGCCAAATCTGCCCTGG aggaGTTTTCCCGTATGAAGGAGGAGGTCCCAGCAGCACTGGTGGAGGCCCATgtgaggagggtggaagaggCGGCGCGGACCAGTGGCAGACAGGACCCCCTCTACGGCCTGGAAGGCAGCGGCATCGCAGGCACCAGCCTGGAGGAGGGAGAAAAACCTG AAGAGAGCAGCGAGGAGAGTAAAAGTGACAGCCAATCCagtgaagagaagagggagaccaAG GAGAACAAAGAGGGAGCcatggaagagggggagaagcaAGGAGAAAAcgggaagaaggaggaggagagaggaagagatggagaaggagagggagagcaagaggcTGAGAAGACCGACTCGGAGATGG GTGATGGAGAGAAGGataaggaagggaaggagggctcggaggagagccagagagaaggagagagtgagggagagaggaaggctaAGGTGGAGCGGGATGTGGGAGAGGGGAACCTGGCTACCGCAGCTGCCTCTGCCCTGGCTGCTGCTGCCGTCAAAGCCAAG CACCTGGCtgctgtggaggagaggaagatcaAGTCTCTGGTGGCTCTGCTGGTGGAGACTCAGATGAAGAAGCTGGAGATCAAACTTAGACACTTTGAAGAGCTGGAGACCATCATGGACCGAGAGAGGGAGGCG ttGGAGTAccagaggcagcagctactggCAGACCGTCAGTCGTTCCACATGGAGCAGCTGAAATATGCAGAGATGAGGGCGCGTCAGCAGCACTTCCAACAGATCCAGCAGCACAGCCAGACTGGAGGCCCACACTCCGCCCCGGCCCCCACtggccccccacccccaccccaggGCCCCTCAGCCACCCAGTCCCAGCCAACCCTCAGTACCCCTGCACCACAGCCAGCTCCCAGCCCAGCACCCCCTACcacctccatcccttcctctgcCCAGCCTGCTGAGCCCCAGCCGCCCCCCAGTGGTCCTCACACCTCACCTCCCCGCCCGCCAGGCCAGCCCCCCACGGCCcactccagcaccaccccaacactCCACG AGCCTAGTGCCCCTCTACCTGAGGATACACACCACTCCTCAGCCCCAGTTCCCCCTCCacagtga